In one window of Thalassophryne amazonica chromosome 9, fThaAma1.1, whole genome shotgun sequence DNA:
- the LOC117517039 gene encoding tripartite motif-containing protein 16-like — MTSALSKPKVSLSDISCREEMAQQSVQLDQEKLCCSICLDVLNNPVTIPCGHNYCMSCITDCWDEDGQKKRPSCPQCRQIFTPRPVLVKNCVLAELVEELKTAGLQAPPADRCCAGPGDVACDFCTGRKLKALMSCLTCQASYCERHLQPHYDKAPLKKHKLIKATLQLQENICSRHDEVMKIFCRTDGQCVCYLCSMDEHKGHDMVSAAGERADRQTELVASLQGVHQRIQDREKDVKVLEQEVEAIRRSADEAVEDTERIFAELIHAAQERRCELKQQIRSQQECEESRVEELQEKLQQELTELRRKSIELDQLTHTEDHVHFLKNYCSLLALRDSTVSVDVHVHPLKYFEGVMEAVSEAGNKVLRVLSEEGTKISSRLSDVAVLLSPKELETRDEFMKYSHQLTLDPNTANRRLRLSDGNRKATLLRADQSYPHHPERFTGLWEVLSKEGLTGRSYWEVAWSGTAVITVTYKNIERTGGRNQSGFGFNNQSWSLQCDNSGYSFRHNEVKTSLSGPLSHRVGVYLDHTAGTLSFYSVSETMTLLHRVQATFTQPLYLGFWFQFPLNSSAELCELK; from the coding sequence ATGACATCAGCACTTTCCAAACCGAAAGTGTCTCTTTCAGACATTAGCTGTCGAGAAGAAATGGCGCAGCAAAGTGTTCAGCTGGACCAGGAAAAACTGTGCTGTTCCATCTGTCTGGATGTTCTGAACAATCCGGTGACTATTCCCTGTGGACACAACTACTGCATGAGCTGCATCACAGACTGCTGGGATGAAGACGGTCAGAAAAAAAGGCCCAGCTGCCCTCAGTGCAGGCAGATCTTCACGCCGAGGCCTGTTCTGGTGAAAAACTGTGTGTTAGCCGAGTTAGTGGAGGAACTAAAGACTGcaggactccaagctcctccagcTGATCGTTGCTGTGCCGGACCTGGAGATGTGGCCTGTGATTTCTGCACTGGGAGAAAGCTGAAAGCTCTCATGTCCTGCCTGACATGTCAGGCCTCTTACTGTGAGCGCCACCTACAGCCTCACTATGACAAAGCTCCTTTAAAGAAGCACAAGCTCATCAAAGCAACTTTACAGCTTCAGGAGAACATCTGCAGTCGCCATGATGAGGTAATGAAGATTTTCTGCCGCACTGATGGGCAGTGTGTCTGTTACCTCTGCtccatggatgaacacaaaggccACGACATGGTCTCAGCTGCAGGAGAAagagctgacagacagacagagctcgTGGCCAGTCTGCAAGGTGTCCATCAGAGAATCCAGGACAGAGAGAAAGACGTGAAGGTGCTGGAGCAGGAGGTGGAGGCAATCAGGCGCTCTGCTGATGAAGCTGTGGAGGACACTGAGAGGATCTTCGCTGAGCTGATCCATGCTGCTCAGGAACGACGCTGCGAGCTGAAGCAGCAGATCAGATCCCAGCAGGAATGTGAAGAGAGTCGGGTTGAGGAGCTtcaggagaagctgcagcaggaGCTCACTGAGCTGAGGAGGAAATCCATCGAGCTGGACCAGCTCACACACACAGAAGATCACGTCCATTTTCTCAAAAATTACTGCTCTCTGTTGGCTCTGAGGGACTCCACAGTCTCAGTGGACGTTCATGTTCATCCTCTGAAGTACTTTGAGGGCGTGATGGAGGCTGTGTCAGAAGCAGGAAATAAAGTGCTGCGTGTTCTGAGTGAGGAGGGGACAAAGATTTCATCCAGACTGTCTGATGTGGCTGTTTTACTGTCACCAAAAGAGCTGGAGACCAGAGATGAGTTCATGAAATATTCACATCAACTCACACTGGATCCAAACACAGCAAACAGACGGTTACGTTTGTCTGATGGAAACAGAAAAGCAACATTACTGAGAGCAGATCAGTCATATCCTCATCACCCAGAAAGATTCACTGGGTTGTGGGAGGTCCTGAGTAAAGAGGGTCTGACTGGACGTAGTTACTGGGAGGTGGCGTGGAGTGGGACAGCTGTTATAACGGTCACATATAAGAATATTGAGAGAACAGGGGGGAGGAATCAAAGTGGATTTGGATTCAATAACCAGTCTTGGTCATTACAGTGTGACAACAGCGGCTACTCATTCAGACACAACGAAGTGAAAACTTCTCTCTCAGGTCCTCTGTCCCACAGAGTAGGAGTGTATCTGGACCACACAGCAGGGACTCTGTCCTTCTACAGCGTCTCTGAAACCATGACCCTCCTCCACAGAGTCCAGGCCACGTTCACACAGCCCCTTTATCTGGGATTTTGGTTTCAATTTCCTTTAAATAGCTCCGCTGAGTTGTGTGAACTCAAATAA
- the c9h5orf24 gene encoding UPF0461 protein C5orf24 homolog, which yields MMRQVSTSDFCINSRPSCLAEDGHHTTAHFDLCTTQASKFYPPPPPTSLQMTLAPMALPTQSHKSMVCQRQDILGGSHRTPEKLPGLKTADQPPDGSKKKNKSVGKSGRRGRPLGTTKLAGYRTSTGRPLGTTRAAGFKTSPGRPLGTTRAAGYKVSPGRPPGSIKGFSRLKKLGYGSTCSGAAFPYPLPHKELLCEPSCKDKTATE from the coding sequence ATGATGCGCCAGGTGTCAACCAGTGACTTCTGCATTAATAGCAGGCCATCATGCCTCGCAGAGGACGGCCACCACACCACCGCACACTTTGACCTGTGCACCACCCAAGCAAGCAAGTTTTACCCACCTCCCCCACCAACGTCTCTTCAGATGACACTGGCTCCAATGGCTTTGCCCACCCAGAGCCATAAATCCATGgtgtgccagagacaggacattctTGGAGGTAGCCACCGCACACCTGAAAAGCTACCAGGCCTTAAAACCGCAGATCAGCCACCGGATGGATCCAAAAAGAAGAACAAAAGCGTTGGGAAGAGCGGTAGACGTGGTAGACCTCTGGGAACCACCAAGCTAGCCGGGTACAGAACCAGCACCGGACGGCCTCTCGGCACCACCAGAGCCGCTGGCTTCAAGACCAGCCCGGGAAGGCCATTGGGTACTACCAGAGCGGCGGGGTACAAAGTCAGCCCTGGACGGCCTCCAGGCAGCATCAAGGGCTTCTCTCGCCTCAAGAAACTGGGTTATGGTAGCACCTGTAGTGGAGCGGCGTTCCCTTATCCACTGCCACACAAAGAGCTCCTGTGTGAACCCTCGTGCAAAGACAAAACAGCTACTGAGTAA